Proteins encoded by one window of Lycium barbarum isolate Lr01 chromosome 11, ASM1917538v2, whole genome shotgun sequence:
- the LOC132618643 gene encoding F-box protein At4g35930 yields MGKVSPKDGQSKTPKQKRRSRSTKGKYLKPGALAQLRYTKVSAAKSCTDLGKKRVAVLTSDEPKDQAAVQNNIVDESPAFLSPVKFCYGSVNTPIDASKLTKLQMTPKTPGAFECTSESRLESLPMDLMVKILCHLHHDQLKAVFHVSQKIRKAVIQARLFHFNYTTPDRTRQELLSTMTPLPTDHWPFVSKENGKGAWLNTPHTPKAPKHGPRPPSRVKFTEMSHIAAVLFQESAFPSRCLVPSVIPKPLCKSLGSNRVLFYEDELCQAVAQNKLR; encoded by the exons ATGGGTAAAGTGTCACCCAAAGATGGTCAATCAAAGACTCCAAAACAGAAAAGGCGGTCGAGGAGTACAAAGGGAAAGTATTTGAAACCAGGTGCTTTGGCACAGCTTCGTTACACTAAGGTATCAGCTGCTAAGTCTTGTACGGATCTTGGCAAGAAAAGGGTGGCTGTACTGACTTCAGATGAACCAAAGGATCAAGCTGCGGTTCAAAATAATATTGTTGATGAAAGTCCTGCATTTTTATCACCCGTGAAGTTTTGTTATGGTTCTGTTAATACACCCATTGACGCATCTAAGCTGACTAAATTGCAAATGACACCAAAGACACCTGGTGCTTTTGAGTGCACATCAGAGTCAAGACTCGAGTCGCTTCCAATGGATTTAATG GTCAAAATACTTTGCCATCTGCACCACGACCAGCTTAAAGCAGTTTTCCATGTCTCTCAAAAGATCAGGAAGGCA GTAATTCAGGCAAGACTTTTCCATTTTAATTATACTACTCCAGATAGAACACGGCAGGAGTTGTTAAGCACCATGACTCCTCTCCCCACTGATCACTGGCCTTTTGTAAG CAAAGAGAACGGAAAAGGCGCATGGCTCAACACTCCTCACACTCCTAAGGCTCCAAAACATGGTCCCCGTCCTCCATCCCGTGTCAAGTTCACAGAGATGAGTCATATTGCAGCTGTTCTTTTCCAGGAGTCTGCATTTCCTTCAAGATGCTTGGTTCCATCTGTTATACCAAAGCCCCTATGCAAGTCCTTGGGTTCTAATAGAGTTCTATTCTATGAGGATGAATTATGCCAGGCTGTTGCTCAGAACAAACTCCGTTGA